AGGTGCCGCCGCCCACGTCGGAGGCGACGGCCACCGGAATGCCGGCCGCCTCCGCCGCGCGCCAGCCGAACAGGCCGCTGCCGAGGAACAGGTTGGAGGACGGGCTGTGGGCGATGAGCGCCTGGTGGTCGTGCAGCAGCGCGCGGTCGGTGTCGTCGAGCCAGATGCCGTGGGCGAACACGCCGCGTGCGTTCATCAGGCCGGCACGGGCGTACACGTCGAGGTAGCTGCGGGCTTCGGGGAACAGCTGCGCGACCCACTTCACCTCGTCGACGTTTTCGGCGACATGGGTCTGCATGTAGAGCCCCGGGCGCGACGTGCACAGCCGTCCCGCCATCGCCAGCTGCTCCGGCGTGCTGGTGGGCGCGAAGCGCACGGTGACCGCGTACGCGAGGCGGTCGACGCCGTGCCAGCGGTCGATCAGGTCGGTGCAGTCGCGTTCGGCCTGCTCGACGTCGTCGCGCAGGCCGTCGGGCGCGTGGCGGTCCATCAGCACCTTGCCGGTGATCAGGCGCATGCCGCGGGCCCGCGCCGCTTCGAAGAGTTTGTCGGCGCTGACCTTGTGGACGGTGGCGAACACCACCGCGCTGGTGGTGCCGTGGGTGATCAGGGCGTCGAGGAAGCGGGCCGCGCCGGCCTCGGCCTCGGCGGGGTCGGCGTAGCGGCGCTCGGCCGGGAAGGTGTAGGTGTCGAGCCAGTCGAGCAGGGCCGTGCCGTGGCTCGCGATCACATCGAGCTGCGGGCTGTGCACGTGGGTGTCGATGAACCCCGGGAGGATCAGGTGCCCCCGGTGGTCGGCCACGGACCAGGACGGGTCGAGCGGCTCGGCCGCCGGCCGGGCGCCGACGATGCGGCCGCCTTCGACGAGCAGGTGGTGGTCCGGGCGGTAACGCACCGCGGTGGACGCGGTGTCACCCCAGACGGGTGCGGCCGTGAAGTCGAGCAGGTCGCCGCGCAGCGCCTGTCGGGGGGGAGGGGAAACGGCCATGTTCAGGCGAGTGTGTACAGCAGGGGTTCAGTCAGGGTCGGCATGGCGCATGCTTGTTCCATGCCAGCCTCCAGAGGTGGTGTGTTGTATTCCTCACCTGGTGTCTTAAGATTTGTGGGAAGGTCGGCTCCAACGGGCACCATCCGCACATCGTATACACACCCGCCCTGGAGGTGGATACCGGTCCCCCCGCATTTTCTCGTGTTCCGACCCTGCCGCATGACGTCCCAACCCATCCGCTTCTTCCACCGTGGCCAGATCGTCCAGGTGACGGACGCCCATCCGACCCGTTCCGTG
This genomic stretch from Piscinibacter gummiphilus harbors:
- the guaD gene encoding guanine deaminase, whose amino-acid sequence is MAVSPPPRQALRGDLLDFTAAPVWGDTASTAVRYRPDHHLLVEGGRIVGARPAAEPLDPSWSVADHRGHLILPGFIDTHVHSPQLDVIASHGTALLDWLDTYTFPAERRYADPAEAEAGAARFLDALITHGTTSAVVFATVHKVSADKLFEAARARGMRLITGKVLMDRHAPDGLRDDVEQAERDCTDLIDRWHGVDRLAYAVTVRFAPTSTPEQLAMAGRLCTSRPGLYMQTHVAENVDEVKWVAQLFPEARSYLDVYARAGLMNARGVFAHGIWLDDTDRALLHDHQALIAHSPSSNLFLGSGLFGWRAAEAAGIPVAVASDVGGGTSLSIQRNLADAYKVQAMAGERLSAWTALHAATRGAALGLGLGDEIGSLEAGGVADVCVWDWAAGPVAQRRHEVAIALHEKVFAWMTLSDERNLAAAYVAGVPRHQRGAVSPC